A DNA window from Maribellus comscasis contains the following coding sequences:
- a CDS encoding Fic family protein, whose product MKPPYEITSKILNLIASISEKIGEVNAAHLYKPPTELRKRNRIKTIQSSLEIEGNTLTIEQITDLLDNKRILAPKKDILEVKNAIKVYNQLNKFKVYELKFLCKAHEILMKDLIENPGKLRTGSVGIVKGSDIAHIAPPGEMVHSLMTDLFEYLRNDNDLILIKSCVFHYEFEFIHPFIDGNGRMGRLWQTMILKEHSPVFEFLPIESLVKLRQQEYYNVLGKSDKQGASTSFIEFMLEIIQDALEELLKVQNINLTNNDRILNFKEIIGAKEFSRQDYLRAFKNISQATASRDLKVAVDDGIIEKRGDKRTTKYKYK is encoded by the coding sequence ATGAAACCACCATACGAAATAACAAGTAAGATTTTAAACTTAATTGCTTCTATATCTGAAAAAATCGGAGAAGTAAATGCTGCTCATTTATACAAACCTCCTACTGAATTAAGAAAAAGAAATCGGATAAAAACAATTCAGTCTTCATTGGAAATTGAAGGAAATACCTTGACTATTGAGCAAATCACAGACCTCCTTGACAATAAAAGAATTCTTGCTCCGAAAAAAGATATTTTAGAAGTCAAAAATGCAATCAAGGTTTATAATCAACTAAATAAATTCAAGGTTTACGAATTGAAATTTTTGTGTAAAGCACATGAGATTCTAATGAAAGATTTGATTGAAAATCCGGGAAAACTTAGAACCGGTTCAGTAGGGATTGTAAAGGGCAGCGATATCGCCCACATCGCGCCACCCGGAGAAATGGTTCATTCTTTAATGACCGATTTATTTGAATACCTCAGAAACGACAACGATTTAATTCTTATAAAAAGCTGTGTATTTCATTACGAATTTGAGTTTATTCACCCATTCATAGACGGCAATGGTAGAATGGGAAGACTTTGGCAAACCATGATTTTAAAGGAACACTCCCCTGTTTTTGAATTTCTCCCGATTGAAAGTTTAGTAAAATTAAGACAACAAGAATATTATAATGTCCTCGGAAAATCAGACAAACAAGGAGCTTCTACTTCATTTATTGAATTCATGCTGGAAATTATACAAGATGCTTTGGAAGAATTGCTAAAAGTTCAAAATATAAACTTAACAAACAATGACAGAATTTTGAATTTTAAAGAAATAATTGGCGCGAAAGAATTTTCAAGACAAGATTATTTAAGGGCATTTAAAAATATATCTCAAGCAACTGCAAGTAGAGACTTGAAAGTTGCTGTTGACGATGGAATTATTGAGAAACGGGGTGACAAAAGAACAACAAAATATAAATACAAATAA
- the tnpA gene encoding IS200/IS605 family transposase, whose product MSRFKKLSHAVWHCTYHIVWTPKYRYRILEGEIKNEVENCIRMFSGQKGCTIEELNVQFDHVHLLVMVPPKVSISDLMGILKGRTAIRVFNKFKYLKQKPYWGNHLWSKGYCVDTVGLDAEMIKRYVKFQENQDKREGQ is encoded by the coding sequence ATGAGTCGATTTAAAAAGTTATCACATGCAGTATGGCATTGTACCTACCATATTGTATGGACACCTAAATATAGGTATAGAATTTTGGAAGGAGAAATAAAAAATGAAGTTGAAAACTGCATACGAATGTTTTCTGGTCAGAAAGGCTGCACAATTGAAGAACTCAATGTACAGTTTGACCATGTACACTTATTGGTAATGGTTCCGCCCAAAGTTTCCATATCAGATTTGATGGGCATTTTGAAGGGTCGGACAGCAATCCGTGTATTTAACAAGTTCAAATACTTGAAACAAAAGCCTTATTGGGGCAATCATTTGTGGTCGAAAGGCTACTGTGTTGATACAGTTGGTTTGGATGCCGAAATGATAAAGAGATATGTGAAATTTCAAGAGAACCAAGATAAAAGAGAAGGACAGTAG
- a CDS encoding DUF6364 family protein, with the protein MDTKLTLKLDKFVIERAKKYAATNKRSLSRLIEAYLKSLTKDNPEGNLNDEDFEISPFVKSLATGPQIPLDIDIKSDYNDFLNQKYK; encoded by the coding sequence ATGGATACAAAATTGACATTAAAACTAGATAAGTTCGTAATTGAGAGAGCTAAAAAATATGCTGCAACTAATAAGAGAAGTCTTTCGAGATTGATAGAAGCCTATTTAAAATCTTTGACAAAGGACAATCCGGAGGGCAATCTTAATGACGAGGATTTTGAAATTTCTCCGTTCGTTAAAAGTTTAGCGACAGGACCTCAAATTCCTTTAGATATAGATATTAAAAGTGATTACAACGATTTTCTAAATCAAAAATATAAATGA
- a CDS encoding type II toxin-antitoxin system VapC family toxin → MAKIATLADKKKLDLAISALSYSTIFYILSKYEKTDLVKDKLHKLKIICDTVDLTDKIIEKGLVSNFTDFEDALQYYSALNADCKIIISRNGKDFKESDIPVMTADEYLSSLKTK, encoded by the coding sequence ATTGCAAAAATAGCAACTCTCGCAGACAAGAAAAAATTAGATTTAGCTATCTCTGCTCTATCCTACTCAACTATTTTTTATATTCTTTCAAAGTACGAGAAAACTGATTTAGTTAAAGACAAACTTCATAAACTAAAGATTATTTGTGACACTGTTGACTTAACTGACAAAATTATTGAGAAAGGTCTTGTTTCAAACTTCACAGATTTTGAAGATGCATTACAATATTATTCTGCCTTAAATGCTGATTGTAAAATCATAATTTCTAGAAATGGGAAGGATTTTAAAGAGTCTGATATTCCTGTAATGACAGCTGATGAATATTTATCTAGCTTAAAGACAAAATAA
- a CDS encoding transposase: MKVQRIYETPLEINFNSPRQEFSLYWKSFLTSEIGKLYVSLPWDDLVRHFKIKENKKGPSRFFSPGGMIALMFLKSYVGCSDRKLIEHLNGNIHFQLFCDIWLQGERLTNYKIVSQIRTFLSSRLAISEAQKILAKHWKPFIEHPNIMLTDATCYETSMRYPTNIKLLWESVDWCYGQLKLSCKYLKIRTPRTKYLKQKERYSHYSRKRRKSKKQRRILTRSLLHLLGKLLFLLEETQQNYLYEFTMPARYYRQIKIITTVLSQQQEIFDTGKSVPDRIVSLSKAYIRPIVRGKEVKPVEFGAKVNMIQFGGINFIEHISFSAFHEGIRLKQSVRYGRQLVGKPTHLSGDDIYATNANRTWCRKENIIHGFKRKGRAGKHEQHRKILHSVLRKERATRMEGSFGTEKEHYGLKKIRAMTRKNEELWIFFGVHTANAVRIARKMALQKQAA; the protein is encoded by the coding sequence GTGAAAGTACAAAGAATTTATGAAACGCCCCTTGAAATTAATTTTAATTCACCACGTCAGGAATTTTCTCTTTACTGGAAATCATTTTTAACATCTGAAATTGGTAAACTCTATGTCTCCTTACCCTGGGATGATTTAGTCCGGCATTTTAAAATCAAAGAAAATAAGAAAGGACCTTCCCGTTTTTTTAGTCCCGGGGGAATGATTGCATTGATGTTCCTTAAGTCTTATGTGGGGTGTTCAGACCGAAAACTAATTGAGCACTTAAACGGCAATATCCACTTTCAGCTTTTTTGTGACATCTGGCTACAAGGTGAAAGGCTTACCAATTATAAAATTGTCAGCCAGATACGTACTTTTTTGTCATCAAGGTTAGCTATTAGTGAAGCTCAAAAAATATTGGCAAAACATTGGAAACCCTTTATTGAACATCCCAACATTATGCTTACCGATGCAACATGTTACGAAACTTCGATGCGTTACCCAACCAATATAAAACTACTGTGGGAAAGTGTAGACTGGTGTTACGGTCAATTGAAATTAAGCTGTAAGTATTTAAAGATACGAACACCCCGAACCAAATATCTCAAGCAAAAAGAAAGGTATAGTCACTACAGCCGAAAGCGCAGGAAATCGAAAAAGCAGCGTAGAATACTTACCCGGAGCCTGCTGCACTTACTGGGGAAATTATTGTTTTTACTGGAAGAAACCCAGCAGAACTATCTTTATGAATTTACCATGCCAGCCAGATATTATCGCCAAATCAAAATAATTACCACGGTATTATCTCAACAACAAGAAATTTTTGATACAGGTAAAAGTGTACCCGACCGTATAGTCAGCCTTTCAAAAGCTTATATCCGGCCAATTGTACGAGGAAAAGAAGTTAAACCTGTTGAATTTGGAGCCAAGGTAAATATGATACAATTTGGAGGGATTAATTTTATCGAGCACATAAGCTTCAGCGCTTTTCATGAGGGGATAAGGCTTAAGCAATCTGTGCGTTACGGTCGCCAGCTGGTAGGTAAACCAACACACCTTTCGGGCGATGATATTTATGCCACCAATGCCAACCGCACCTGGTGCAGGAAAGAGAATATCATCCATGGGTTTAAACGAAAAGGAAGGGCAGGAAAACATGAACAGCACCGGAAAATACTTCATTCTGTACTTCGTAAAGAAAGAGCCACGCGAATGGAAGGAAGCTTTGGAACAGAAAAAGAACACTACGGCTTAAAGAAAATAAGGGCCATGACCCGGAAAAATGAAGAACTCTGGATTTTCTTTGGTGTACATACAGCAAATGCAGTTAGGATAGCCCGAAAAATGGCGCTCCAAAAACAAGCTGCCTAA